In Dehalogenimonas sp. THU2, the genomic window CGGCGAGTGGCAACCCGTTTCAGAGGCGGTGCTGATCTCTTGTTCCCATTGCCATTATGGAGGGTGACCCTCCCCCCATAAAGACCAGTGAGGGTTCGCGGGAAGTGGCCTTGGATAGGATTGTACTTAGTGCAATGATAGGCTTCCCGCTTAGAGAAAATCTGCGAATTGCCAGGCTTGAGGTTCTATCCCAATGTCAGAGTAAACCTCCGATTCGTTTATCCTGCAACTTCCGTCCTTGAACGTGACAATACCACCCCATAGCTTTTTATTGTAATTCTGATTTTGTTCTTTAACATAGCGGGCAAGGGCTTCGGCTTTTTCTTTTGCAATTTGGGCAGTAAAACCACTTTTCGTATCAAATAGACCAAGCCTCCCATCTTTCATTCTTACAATGAAATCAACATAAAAAGCCCTCTCAACTTGTATTTGATCCAAGTATTTGATCGCAAAGTATTTGTTTTCCCCTTCTCCGTTCTTGAACCACCATTTAACTTTGTTATTGGGGTCCTCCAATAGATCGATAAAAAGTCTTTCTGGTTTATTCATATCTTTGAAATACGGTGGAGACATTATGGCCTTCTTATATCCCATTTGTTTGAATCTGCTGTTGTAACTAATGGTTAAGGGAACATTCCAAACCGAGCAAATAGTATCCTTCTGAACAGAAAGATTGTAAACTACCTTTCTCTCGTACTCTTCTTTTGCTTTATTTAAGTTGTTAGTGATCAACTTGTTATTATGGTTGCCTAAAGCAATTATTTGAATCTTAGAGTAATCGATAATCCCAGACACCCCTTCGAAGTACTTATATGGTAGTTTCCTTTGCGTTTTTACCACAGTTTCCCCGGATTATCATTTAGCTCGTTATACCATTTGCAGAAACCTTTAAAATCGGTGTTGGTTCTGGAAAAAGTTATGCCATGATCCTTATCGACTCCAGTAATATGCAATATTGAAAATTGCTTACGGCTATCTTCGAAAGTTACCCAGTAGAACTGTCCATCTAGGTTTTCCGTGAGTTTCCATAAGGCAGTCACTTTCCGCCAGCAGCGATTCCAATACCGGTTAGGACTACTTTCATGGGGGCGAACAGTCTCACATCTCAAAAACTCTATGACGACCCAACCTTGTTTGGAATGATAAAAAATTGAATCAACGTTAAAACCATGCGTATCCTTTCCATTGAGAGCTTCGATGATAAGTTCCATCGAAGTATCTTCAGATTTCCGGATCGGCTTTGAGTCAGTCGCCATATTATTTTTCCTTAAATATTCTTCTGTAGACGTTTAAAATCGCTTCCGGAATCGGGCATAATTGAACTCTATCTTTTAAATGGTCAAATTCAGTTTCAGGGACGGAACTATCAAGGGAGAAAACGTATGTATGGAAGTATCCGTCAACCCCAAGTGCCACATCGATAAATTCATCAATTGCATCCATATCAAATATTATTCCGACATTAACTTTTGAGTTTTTGAAAATCTTGAACCCACTGCCCTCTGCCACTTTCACATATGCGTCCTCTTTAACGCACAACATCTCCGTAGATTTTTCTACGATTGTTTTCTTATTCATGTCAGTTGGTGCTGATTCAACGAAGTCGGTTTTGAAGTATTTCAAGTTGCTGCGAAGGGGTTGGATTTCTGAATTATCGACACTGTAACCACTAATGACTTTAGCGATTCTTGGATAACAAACATCAGTGCAAATATTTTCTTCATTGTTTGTGCAAAGAATAAATTTTCTCTTGCCCCCATCAGTGTCGTTAAGATCAAGAACCGCATGACCAGTGGTGCCCGATCCAGCAAAAAAATCGAGAATTACGGAGTCTTTATCAGATGAGATCAGAAGTAAATCTTTGATCAAATCAAGCGGTTTTGGATTGTTAAAAATTTTACTCCCAAATAATCGTTTTATCTGCGCAGTTCCATTCCCGCTGCTATATTCTGGTTTATAAAACAAAGTTTTGGGTTTCTTGGTGGGCAAATCCCCCAGCTTGGGACGTTGTTTTTTGTAAATAGAGACACTGCTACCAGTTCTTGAAACGATTATATTGTATGGTTCGCTGGCAACCTTCTTTTTTTCCCATCTCCAAGTCATCTCTTGATTGCCAGTAATTGGTAACAACGTCGTGTCATTCATGCCCCGTCTCGCTAGAGGGATCTTATCATCGTTTGTGACATACACTTGATCTTCGTCGGTGATAAAGATGGGGTAGAATAAATTTCGACGCTTATGCCTGGGGGCATTGACTCCCGTGGACTTTAGATTAGCCCCTTTCTTAAAATATCCGTAATCATCTTGTTCCCAATCTTCGAAGCCTTCGTCATCCACAAGGAATTCTCCGACGTGAGCGTGTTTTCTGCTTTTAGCGTACACGAGAACATATTCGTGAGTTCCCGCAAAACCGAATTGGTCATTGTTACCTTTAAGATTTATCACGGTTGGTAATATAGCGATGTGATTAGCTTCGTTGAAAATTTCATCACAAAGAAGTTTTAGTTGGGCAACCTCATTATCATCGATTGAAATAAAGATAATCCCTTGCTTTTTTAACAGATTCAGACATAGTTTTAACCGCTTCTCCATAAATGAGAGCCACTTACTGTGGCGGTAACCATCTTCAATTTCAACCCATTTGTCGTTATATTTGAAATCATTATGTCCGGTGTTGTACGGAGGATCGATATAAATGACATCAATTGCCATGCGATGCGTAAAATTCAATACAGCCAAAGAGTGATAGTTATCACCTTCGATAAGAATATTATTCGGAAGCGAGAGATCAGTTAAGATATTATTCTCTTTAACCTCCTTCAGAACCGGCAATTTATTCTGTGAGTCTGTAAATTGTTCCTTAGTGTTCGAACCATCCCAGTTAAGGTAATAATCAAAACATTCTTTGGTGCTATCCCGTTCCCAAACCAAGCCATACGTTTTTTGTTTGCGGAGGGCATCGATCTCTTTAATTAGATCTTCCCTGTTCCAATTCTCATAATCTTTCTTTTTGGACATTTTCAACCTCAGAATTTACTGCGACTCTCTAGTGCGGTATTATCATCAACTGCGTCGCTCATAGGACTGATTCACTTTTTCCACTAGTCGGACAGATATACAGTTTCAGACCGTCTCACGGCATCACGCTCTATGCCACTCCCCCCATTAACTGATTGTTATTTGAATAGGCATTGCTCTTATATTCAATAACATCAAAAAGGATCATGATTTCCCTCTCTTCATTATTCGACACATGCCTGACCTGCCACCACCCATGATACCAGTTGTTAAGTAGTTGCTGTGAGCGTAATGGCTTCTGGATCTGGCGGCTTATTGCCAAGGGAGAAATGAAGTCGCACGCTATTGTCCTGCGCAACATAGAAAACAAGTCCCTTTGGTTCAGGTTATTATAGGGTCGTATCAAACAAGCCGCAAGGCATTACCGTTTTGGAGTGTAAATAAGCTCACTGAATTTGTGCAGACTAACCTGTATTTTCATTTTGAAAGAACAAAGGTGAAAATTTCCCCTGTCCGCCTGATAGGCCTTTGAAAGTGTTGTGTAACATTAGAGCCCTAATGTTACATTTGGCAATCGTGAGCAATCGTACCGAGTACGAACACACCGAAGACCAGCTCCCGGTTCCGGGGGCAAATTTTTTCAAATTTTGCGGGTGTTCACCTTTATCGGTAATTCCCAGCTATTGTAAATCTAACCGATTGCCCACCTCTCAATCGCTCAGCTATAATGTCGAAGAGCTGAGAAGGTTCTATATGATAGCGAAACGGAAGTTTTTCTTTTTCTGGGAAAACGGTGATATCAAGTTATTATGCTCTGACGATCTTACTTTTTCCCCAAAGACACAAAGTATTGTTGAACTGAAAATTGAGGGGGAATGACCTTACCCCACGAGTAGCTACACCATGGACTAGAGTCCCACGGCCGTTTCAGTATACTCCTGCGGGGTAGCTCCTTTCAATGAGCTGTGCGGTCTGACTTCGTTATAGTCTCTCCTCCAATCTTCGATGATCTCGCGGGCGTGCTTCAGGCTCATAAACCAGTTCGTATTCAGGCATTCATCTCTCAAACGGCCGTTAAAGCTTTCGACGTAGGCATTCTCAATAGGTTTACCTGGCCGAATGAAGTTGAGCTTCACGCCGCGGCGATATGCCCATTCATCAGAGAGGAACTGACGCTTACAGGAAGAAAAGGAAATCAGTCGTTAAACAGTTGATCTTATTTAACATTCATCAATTTTGATATTTCACCCCTGTCAATAGCAACTATCAAGACTTCACGAAAGTGGTGGATATTTCCCCAACACCGGTATCGTGGACATATCAAGGTAATACAGCCCAACGATGTCGAACCCAAAGTATTTTGTCCAGGTAGCGGGAAAAACCTCGTTATCTGATTGAGGTTCTACAAAAACTATTCCTCTGTCAGACGTCTCGAAGGCAAGGATCATGTGATTGTACGGAGCATCCAATTTAACGATGACCGGAACGGCATTGAACCCAACTTGGATCGCGTGAGCCCAGGTAAAAAGAGCGTATTCTTTACAATCAAACACCCCCACACCATATTTAGCTTCATTTGTTTTATCGTTCTCAAGGAACCTAGCTAGATCTGCATAGGTTCTACTCTCTATCGTCTGTCCAACATTAACGCTGAAGGCATCAACATCTTGTGGTGTCCGTACGTCCCAGAGACTGACCCCAATCACCACATAGGTGAAAAAGGCAAATCCGCCAAATATACCTAAAGCCAAGCCGAAAAATAATGTGAGAACACTTTGAGTTATTGGTTTGCTAGGTTGATCATAAAAAAGGTTGGGTAAAAAATCACGGCTGTTGTTCAAGTGGTGTTCCCTCCGTTAAGTTGGCGCTGATGCTGACATCTAACTTAAGATCATTTTATGATCCCCAGAATTAATAGCTTAATCGAGATACTTCGGTCCCTTGGTCATTGTATAACACAGCCACATCTGGGCTTGAATTATTCCAAACTGCCGTGCCATACCCAAAACTGAATCCACCGTATTGTAGATGAATCTGATTAGTATAAACCCTGATTTTTTGACCAGGTTGGATGATGAAACTTGGGAACTTGAACGATGGATATCCTTCTGAAATATCCTTAAGAACCCAACCAGCTAAATCAACTGGCGTATTACCCAGATTAGTGATTTCCACATATTCATCAGATTCAACGCTTGGCACTGAGCCATCGTAGAATATATTGGATATTTTTACACCAGAAGCCCCGGACGGTGATGTCGGAGGAATGGTAGGCGTTGGAGTTGGGATTGGTATCGCATTTGGTGATTGGATACTACTCGTTGTTCCAGTGGATGTCACAATTATAGTTCCATTAGTGTCGGTGCCATATATCATTACTCCCACCTCAACCAACCTATCTATGGTGACCTGGTGGGGGTGCCCATAGCTGTTCCCGGTTTTGGCCATGTATATAGCAATCTCTGGCTTCACCTTGTCTAAGAACGTCGCTGATGTGGCAGAAGATGATCCGTGGTGACCAACCTTCAGAACGTCAGACTGTAATTCCAATCCAGCGGAGATCATTGAGGCTTCTGATGTCAAACCAGCATCTCCAGTGAATAGGAAGGCCTGAGTGCCGTATACCATACGCAGGACGATGGAATTTTCATTAGTGTCGTTACTGAGAGATGTCGGATTGAGGACAAAGAGGTTCAGGCTACCAATCGTGATGGTATCACCGCGTTTTGCAATATGATTAAGTGAACCTTCGGCGCTCATCCTACTCATGAAGTCTCGGTATGTCGCCGATGTTGAAGTATCGCCATTATGCCAGATCTCATTGACCTTGAAGGTTTCGAATACTGCGATAAGCCCTCCAATATGATCAGCATGAGGATGAGTAGCAATCACAACTTCGAGATCGCCATCGACATATTGTTGAAGGTATTGAATAACACCTGGTGAACGATCTCCCCCATCGATGAGAATTTCAATGGTGCCGTAGTCGATGAGAATGGAGTCGCCTTGGCCGACATCGATGAAGTGGACCGTTAGATTACCCATGATTGCCGTAGTAGTCGTTGGCGGTGGTGTTGACGGGGGCGTTGTCGTAGAAGGAGGAGCGGTTGTTTGTGGGTTGGTGGAAGCAGTAGGATTTGTTGATGTGGGGG contains:
- a CDS encoding site-specific DNA-methyltransferase produces the protein MSKKKDYENWNREDLIKEIDALRKQKTYGLVWERDSTKECFDYYLNWDGSNTKEQFTDSQNKLPVLKEVKENNILTDLSLPNNILIEGDNYHSLAVLNFTHRMAIDVIYIDPPYNTGHNDFKYNDKWVEIEDGYRHSKWLSFMEKRLKLCLNLLKKQGIIFISIDDNEVAQLKLLCDEIFNEANHIAILPTVINLKGNNDQFGFAGTHEYVLVYAKSRKHAHVGEFLVDDEGFEDWEQDDYGYFKKGANLKSTGVNAPRHKRRNLFYPIFITDEDQVYVTNDDKIPLARRGMNDTTLLPITGNQEMTWRWEKKKVASEPYNIIVSRTGSSVSIYKKQRPKLGDLPTKKPKTLFYKPEYSSGNGTAQIKRLFGSKIFNNPKPLDLIKDLLLISSDKDSVILDFFAGSGTTGHAVLDLNDTDGGKRKFILCTNNEENICTDVCYPRIAKVISGYSVDNSEIQPLRSNLKYFKTDFVESAPTDMNKKTIVEKSTEMLCVKEDAYVKVAEGSGFKIFKNSKVNVGIIFDMDAIDEFIDVALGVDGYFHTYVFSLDSSVPETEFDHLKDRVQLCPIPEAILNVYRRIFKEK
- a CDS encoding lamin tail domain-containing protein — protein: MGNLTVHFIDVGQGDSILIDYGTIEILIDGGDRSPGVIQYLQQYVDGDLEVVIATHPHADHIGGLIAVFETFKVNEIWHNGDTSTSATYRDFMSRMSAEGSLNHIAKRGDTITIGSLNLFVLNPTSLSNDTNENSIVLRMVYGTQAFLFTGDAGLTSEASMISAGLELQSDVLKVGHHGSSSATSATFLDKVKPEIAIYMAKTGNSYGHPHQVTIDRLVEVGVMIYGTDTNGTIIVTSTGTTSSIQSPNAIPIPTPTPTIPPTSPSGASGVKISNIFYDGSVPSVESDEYVEITNLGNTPVDLAGWVLKDISEGYPSFKFPSFIIQPGQKIRVYTNQIHLQYGGFSFGYGTAVWNNSSPDVAVLYNDQGTEVSRLSY